The following are from one region of the Simiduia agarivorans SA1 = DSM 21679 genome:
- the hutU gene encoding urocanate hydratase translates to MADSRTDNSRVIRAPRGNQLTARSWLTEAPLRMLMNNLDPEVAEHPQSLVVYGGIGRAARDWACYDKIVETLTRLNDDETLLIQSGKPVGVFKTHENAPRVLLANSNLVPHWANWEHFNELDKKGLMMYGQMTAGSWIYIGSQGIVQGTYETFVAVAKQHFGGEAKGRWILTGGLGGMGGAQPLAATMAGFSMLAVEVDESRIDFRLKTGYVDKKATSLDEALAMLDQAKAEGKAISVGLLANAADVFPELVARGITPDVVTDQTSAHDPLNGYLPRGWSLEQAKAERARDEAAVVKAAKQSMAVQVQAMLDLQTRGAATLDYGNNIRQMALEEGVKNAFDFPGFVPAYVRPLFCEGIGPFRWVALSGDPEDIYKTDQKVKELIPDNPHLHNWLDMARERIQFQGLPARICWVGLKDRARLGQAFNEMVAKGELKAPIVIGRDHLDSGSVASPNRETEAMKDGSDAVSDWPLLNALLNTAGGATWVSLHHGGGVGMGFSQHSGVVIVCDGTQAAHERVGRVLRNDPGTGVMRHADAGYDIAIDCAKAQGLDLPMIGK, encoded by the coding sequence ATGGCCGATTCCCGTACCGATAACAGCCGCGTGATCCGCGCGCCCCGTGGTAACCAACTTACCGCCAGGAGCTGGTTGACCGAAGCGCCGCTGCGCATGTTGATGAACAATCTGGACCCGGAGGTTGCCGAACATCCGCAATCGCTGGTGGTGTATGGGGGCATTGGCCGCGCGGCACGGGATTGGGCCTGTTACGACAAAATTGTTGAAACGCTCACCCGTCTGAACGACGACGAAACCCTGCTGATCCAAAGCGGCAAACCGGTGGGTGTGTTCAAAACCCACGAAAATGCCCCTCGGGTTTTATTGGCCAATTCCAACCTGGTGCCGCATTGGGCTAACTGGGAACACTTCAACGAGTTGGATAAAAAGGGCCTGATGATGTACGGCCAGATGACCGCCGGCTCGTGGATTTACATCGGTTCGCAGGGCATTGTGCAGGGCACTTACGAAACCTTTGTGGCGGTAGCGAAACAGCATTTTGGCGGCGAAGCCAAGGGCCGTTGGATCTTAACCGGTGGTCTGGGTGGCATGGGTGGCGCTCAACCGCTGGCCGCCACCATGGCGGGCTTTTCCATGCTGGCCGTTGAAGTGGATGAAAGCCGCATCGACTTCCGTTTGAAAACCGGTTACGTGGATAAAAAAGCCACCAGTCTGGATGAAGCGCTGGCCATGCTGGATCAGGCTAAAGCCGAAGGCAAAGCGATTTCTGTTGGCTTGCTGGCCAATGCGGCCGACGTATTCCCCGAGTTGGTGGCGCGTGGTATCACGCCCGATGTGGTGACCGACCAGACATCGGCGCACGACCCGCTCAACGGTTATTTGCCACGGGGTTGGTCGTTGGAACAAGCCAAAGCCGAACGCGCCCGCGACGAAGCGGCGGTAGTGAAAGCGGCCAAGCAATCTATGGCGGTGCAGGTGCAGGCCATGCTGGATCTGCAAACCCGAGGTGCGGCCACGCTCGACTACGGCAACAACATCCGCCAGATGGCGCTGGAAGAAGGCGTGAAAAACGCATTTGATTTCCCGGGCTTTGTGCCGGCCTATGTTCGCCCGCTGTTCTGTGAAGGCATTGGGCCCTTCCGTTGGGTCGCGTTGTCCGGCGATCCCGAAGATATTTATAAAACCGATCAGAAAGTCAAAGAGCTGATTCCCGATAACCCGCACCTGCACAACTGGCTCGACATGGCGCGCGAGCGCATCCAGTTTCAGGGTTTGCCTGCGCGCATTTGCTGGGTAGGCCTGAAAGACCGCGCGCGATTAGGTCAGGCATTCAATGAAATGGTGGCCAAGGGTGAACTGAAAGCGCCCATTGTGATAGGCCGCGATCACCTTGACAGTGGCTCTGTTGCGTCGCCGAACCGCGAAACCGAAGCGATGAAAGATGGCTCTGATGCCGTGTCCGATTGGCCGTTGCTGAATGCGCTGCTTAATACTGCCGGCGGTGCAACCTGGGTGAGTTTGCATCACGGTGGTGGTGTAGGTATGGGTTTCAGTCAGCACTCCGGTGTGGTGATTGTGTGCGACGGTACTCAGGCTGCCCATGAGCGGGTAGGGCGGGTGCTGCGCAATGATCCGGGCACCGGTGTGATGCGCCACGCGGATGCGGGCTACGACATCGCCATTGATTGCGCGAAAGCGCAGGGGCTGGATCTGCCGATGATTGGCAAGTAA
- the hutH gene encoding histidine ammonia-lyase, protein MDNFEIKPGKLTYADLHRIHSRPHTFSLHSDCVEAVNASAAVVQKVIDDNRVVYGINTGFGLLANTRIKPEELEDLQRSIVLSHAAGIGKFMKNATVRLLMVLKINALAQGFSGIRLEVIEALMTLLNHEIYPCIPIKGSVGASGDLAPLAHMSAVLLGEGEAFYKKERVSAKTALRIAGLKPMTLAPKEGLALLNGTQASTALAVEGLFYAENALASATVIGALCVEAAKGSRKPFDERIHLARGHAAQIHMAAAYRDLLEHSQIEESHANCEKVQDPYSLRCQPQVMGACLQQMRNARDIIITEANAVSDNPLVFIDDGDIISGGNFHAEPVAMAADNLALALAEIGSLSERRMALLIDSKLSGLPPFLVNNGGVNSGFMIAQVTSAALASENKSLAHPASVDSLPTSANQEDHVSMATFAARRLRDMYENTVGILAVEWLAVCQGLDFLEGLSTSGPLEKARAELRAHVPFYDKDRYFAPDIERAAELISLGVLKNLASKTIHL, encoded by the coding sequence ATGGACAATTTTGAAATCAAACCCGGCAAATTAACTTATGCCGACCTGCATCGCATCCACAGCCGCCCGCATACCTTTTCATTGCATTCCGATTGTGTCGAAGCAGTGAATGCGTCTGCGGCCGTGGTGCAGAAAGTGATTGATGACAACCGCGTGGTTTACGGCATCAATACCGGTTTCGGGCTACTCGCTAATACCCGCATCAAGCCCGAAGAGCTGGAAGACCTGCAGCGTTCTATTGTGTTGAGCCACGCCGCCGGCATCGGCAAGTTCATGAAAAACGCCACCGTGCGTCTGCTCATGGTACTGAAAATCAATGCGCTGGCGCAGGGATTTTCCGGCATCCGCCTGGAAGTGATTGAGGCGTTGATGACGCTACTCAATCACGAAATTTATCCCTGCATCCCTATCAAGGGTTCCGTGGGCGCATCCGGCGACCTGGCGCCACTGGCACACATGAGCGCTGTGCTCTTGGGCGAAGGCGAAGCGTTTTATAAAAAAGAGCGGGTGTCGGCCAAAACGGCGCTGCGCATTGCCGGTCTTAAGCCCATGACACTGGCGCCCAAGGAAGGTCTGGCCCTGTTGAATGGCACCCAGGCGTCCACCGCGCTGGCGGTAGAGGGTTTGTTTTACGCTGAAAACGCACTGGCCTCTGCCACTGTGATTGGTGCGCTCTGTGTGGAAGCGGCCAAAGGTTCGCGCAAGCCGTTTGATGAACGTATTCATCTGGCCCGTGGTCACGCAGCGCAAATTCATATGGCGGCAGCCTATCGCGATCTGTTGGAACATTCCCAGATTGAAGAAAGTCATGCCAATTGTGAAAAGGTACAAGATCCGTACAGCCTCCGCTGTCAGCCGCAGGTGATGGGAGCCTGTTTACAGCAGATGCGCAACGCGCGCGATATTATTATTACCGAAGCCAATGCGGTGTCCGATAACCCGCTGGTATTTATTGACGATGGCGACATTATTTCCGGCGGTAACTTTCACGCCGAACCGGTGGCCATGGCAGCCGATAATCTGGCGTTAGCATTGGCGGAAATTGGCTCTTTGTCCGAGCGCCGCATGGCATTGCTGATCGACAGCAAATTGTCCGGTTTGCCGCCGTTTCTGGTCAATAATGGCGGTGTGAATTCCGGCTTCATGATCGCTCAGGTAACCTCGGCGGCACTGGCCAGTGAAAACAAATCCCTGGCGCACCCGGCCAGCGTGGATTCGCTGCCCACCTCGGCCAACCAGGAAGACCATGTGTCCATGGCCACCTTTGCAGCCCGTCGCCTGCGCGATATGTACGAAAATACCGTGGGTATTCTGGCGGTGGAATGGCTGGCGGTGTGTCAGGGACTGGATTTCCTGGAAGGGCTGTCTACCTCCGGGCCGCTGGAAAAAGCCCGTGCTGAGTTGCGTGCTCATGTGCCGTTCTACGACAAGGACCGCTATTTTGCGCCGGATATCGAGCGGGCGGCTGAGTTGATCAGCTTGGGTGTGCTGAAGAATCTGGCGAGTAAAACGATTCATCTCTAA